In one Pseudodesulfovibrio tunisiensis genomic region, the following are encoded:
- the lptE gene encoding LPS assembly lipoprotein LptE encodes MYALRPLILLFPLLLAACGGYSFGGGDYSVLPEEYRKMAIAEVSNPTMYSWMEPRLRSLFRDELTRRDLVTWVDDRARADALMTINVIRFYRPDEVTGAEDETLRSSANIEMQVVIRSARDGSVLWNSGNVAQSWPFFEGEQDQADQTVTELAVRKIADRMSQNY; translated from the coding sequence ATGTACGCGCTGCGCCCCCTGATTCTGCTTTTCCCCCTGCTTCTCGCCGCCTGCGGCGGGTATTCCTTTGGCGGGGGCGACTATTCCGTGCTTCCGGAAGAATATCGAAAAATGGCCATCGCCGAAGTCAGCAACCCGACCATGTACTCCTGGATGGAACCCCGCCTGCGCTCGCTATTCCGGGATGAACTCACCCGACGCGATCTGGTGACATGGGTTGATGATCGGGCCCGCGCGGACGCGCTCATGACCATCAACGTGATCAGATTCTACCGGCCCGATGAAGTCACCGGCGCGGAAGACGAAACCCTGCGCTCCAGCGCCAACATCGAGATGCAGGTGGTGATCAGATCCGCCCGCGACGGCTCGGTGCTGTGGAACTCGGGCAATGTTGCCCAGAGCTGGCCCTTCTTCGAGGGGGAACAGGACCAGGCCGACCAAACCGTTACCGAACTCGCGGTCCGCAAGATCGCGGACAGGATGTCCCAGAACTACTAG
- the lon gene encoding endopeptidase La produces MPPVFGDAEDGPGHPAMDIPPVLPVLAVRDIVVFNYMILPLFVGREKSVQAVDAALSGDRYILILTQKDDAVDDPGPDDLHAVGTVGMIMRMLKMPDGRLKILVQGLARARVERFTSEDPFHIAEIEPLMEKEAGELSPEQEALVRSSREQSERILTLRGISSQDIMSVLNNVNDPGRLADLIASNLRMKVDAAQRILECHEPIKRLELVNDQLLKEVEVASMQHKIQASAKEGMDKAQRDFFLREQLKAIKRELGDEADESEEFEQFRKAIEKAGMPKDVMKEAFKQLKRLEAMHAESSEATVIRTYLDWMTELPWKKLSRDRLDIKKAETILNEDHYDLEKVKERILEYLSVRKLNAKMKGPILCFVGPPGVGKTSLGRSIARSLGRKFHRMSLGGMRDEAEIRGHRRTYIGSMPGRIIQAIKQCGTRNPVIMLDEIDKLGSDFRGDPSSALLEVLDPEQNNTFTDHYLNVPFDLSKAMFICTANMLDSIPGPLLDRMEVIRIPGYTEQEKVVITERYVIPRQLEENGLKPGELEIPSDLVARIVREYTREAGLRNLEREIGKVCRKMARKKAEGEKGPFSVTADSLDKLLGPPIFLDDEKETVLPAGVAVGLAWTPVGGETLHVEVTTMPGKGKLILTGKLGDVMKESAQAALSIARAKADKYGIDPDFSEKHDIHIHVPAGATPKDGPSAGVTLVTALISSLTGTPISPDVAMTGEISLRGRVLPVGGIKEKILAAVSRGMKRVLIPAQNRKDLAEVPEELLKKITIETIEKVEEVWPLATAK; encoded by the coding sequence ATGCCCCCGGTATTCGGGGATGCCGAGGACGGTCCCGGCCATCCGGCCATGGACATCCCCCCGGTGCTGCCCGTACTGGCCGTGCGCGACATCGTGGTATTCAACTACATGATCCTGCCCCTGTTCGTGGGCCGGGAAAAATCCGTGCAGGCCGTGGACGCGGCCCTTTCCGGCGATCGCTACATCCTGATCCTCACCCAGAAGGACGATGCCGTGGACGATCCCGGTCCGGACGATCTCCACGCCGTGGGCACCGTGGGCATGATCATGCGCATGCTCAAGATGCCGGACGGACGGCTCAAGATTCTGGTTCAGGGACTGGCCCGCGCCCGGGTGGAACGGTTCACGTCCGAAGACCCCTTCCATATCGCGGAAATCGAACCGCTCATGGAAAAGGAAGCCGGAGAACTTTCCCCGGAGCAGGAAGCCCTTGTCCGCTCCTCCCGCGAACAGAGCGAACGCATCCTGACCCTGCGCGGCATTTCCTCGCAGGACATCATGAGTGTGCTCAACAACGTGAACGATCCCGGCAGGCTGGCCGACCTCATTGCCTCGAACCTGCGCATGAAGGTGGACGCGGCCCAACGGATTCTGGAATGCCACGAACCCATCAAGCGGCTCGAACTCGTGAACGACCAGCTTCTCAAGGAAGTGGAAGTCGCGTCCATGCAGCACAAGATTCAGGCCTCGGCCAAGGAAGGCATGGACAAGGCCCAGCGGGACTTCTTTCTGCGCGAACAGCTCAAGGCCATCAAGCGCGAACTCGGCGACGAGGCCGACGAGAGCGAGGAGTTCGAACAGTTCCGCAAGGCCATTGAAAAGGCAGGCATGCCCAAGGACGTGATGAAGGAGGCCTTCAAGCAGCTCAAGCGGCTGGAGGCCATGCACGCCGAATCGTCCGAAGCCACGGTCATCCGCACCTATCTGGACTGGATGACCGAACTGCCGTGGAAGAAACTTTCCCGCGACCGTCTGGACATCAAAAAGGCGGAAACCATCCTCAACGAGGACCACTACGATCTGGAAAAGGTCAAGGAACGCATTCTGGAATACCTGAGCGTGCGCAAGCTGAACGCGAAGATGAAGGGCCCGATTCTCTGCTTTGTCGGCCCTCCGGGCGTGGGCAAGACCTCACTCGGCCGCTCCATCGCGCGCAGCCTCGGCCGCAAGTTCCACCGCATGTCCCTCGGCGGCATGCGCGACGAAGCCGAAATCCGGGGCCATCGCCGGACCTACATCGGGTCCATGCCCGGCCGCATCATTCAGGCCATCAAGCAGTGCGGCACGCGCAACCCCGTGATCATGCTCGACGAGATCGACAAGCTCGGCTCGGACTTCCGGGGCGATCCGTCCTCGGCCCTGCTCGAAGTGCTCGACCCGGAACAGAACAACACGTTCACCGACCATTACCTGAACGTGCCGTTCGACCTGTCCAAGGCCATGTTCATCTGCACGGCCAACATGCTCGACTCCATTCCCGGCCCGCTTCTGGACCGCATGGAAGTCATCCGCATCCCCGGATACACCGAGCAGGAAAAGGTCGTGATCACGGAACGCTACGTGATTCCGCGCCAGCTCGAGGAAAACGGGCTCAAGCCCGGCGAGCTGGAAATCCCGTCCGATCTGGTGGCGCGCATCGTGCGCGAATACACCCGCGAGGCCGGGCTGCGCAATCTGGAACGCGAAATCGGCAAGGTCTGCCGCAAGATGGCGCGCAAGAAGGCCGAAGGCGAAAAGGGCCCGTTCTCCGTGACCGCGGACAGCCTGGACAAGCTGCTGGGACCGCCGATCTTTCTGGACGACGAAAAGGAAACCGTCCTGCCTGCCGGCGTTGCCGTGGGGCTTGCATGGACCCCGGTGGGCGGCGAGACCCTGCATGTGGAAGTGACCACCATGCCGGGCAAGGGCAAGCTCATCCTCACGGGCAAGCTCGGCGACGTGATGAAGGAATCAGCGCAGGCCGCCCTGTCCATTGCCCGGGCCAAGGCCGACAAGTACGGCATCGACCCCGACTTTTCGGAAAAGCACGACATCCACATCCACGTTCCGGCCGGAGCCACACCCAAGGACGGCCCGTCCGCCGGCGTCACTCTGGTCACGGCCCTGATATCGTCCCTGACCGGCACGCCCATCAGTCCGGACGTGGCCATGACCGGCGAAATCAGCCTGCGCGGACGCGTCCTGCCGGTTGGCGGCATCAAGGAAAAAATCCTTGCCGCCGTATCCCGGGGCATGAAGCGCGTGCTCATCCCGGCCCAGAACAGGAAGGACCTCGCCGAGGTTCCCGAGGAACTGCTCAAGAAAATCACCATCGAAACCATCGAAAAGGTGGAAGAGGTCTGGCCTCTGGCCACGGCCAAATAG
- a CDS encoding tetratricopeptide repeat protein, translating into MVELDSGFAGMIDPEEPGGCSGLDNPDEPLRCVFSTTREMKVGTGTTARKQVTKTLWYIIQHGEDEFEVRKVNPHFVPVGDPEYITREDLFAEYVPEVEIHNAKVEPAMIAMRRNLAKGEKNRKDHKPLSAEMEFDKVLDVDERNVRAIFGLGLLYLERGDRPKAKRLFEQLVAIEAAFTLEHKHLFNEFGIALRKNDMANEAVKYYSRAVEFADNDENLFYNLARAFYDKDDWDNCLEFTARSLDLNPRLDESAQMCRFIVRMAGDDALREKRGKPPVPEDVSDRARKLAATLPGETGGEVEIGADMSVEISTTTGEEITPEGYSRRGGADPSKLDDPVS; encoded by the coding sequence ATGGTGGAACTGGACAGTGGCTTCGCAGGCATGATCGATCCCGAGGAACCCGGGGGATGCTCCGGGCTGGACAACCCGGACGAGCCATTGCGCTGCGTGTTTTCCACCACCCGGGAGATGAAGGTGGGCACCGGCACCACGGCCCGGAAGCAGGTCACCAAGACGCTCTGGTACATCATCCAGCACGGGGAGGACGAATTCGAGGTCCGGAAGGTCAACCCCCATTTCGTGCCCGTGGGCGACCCCGAATACATCACGCGCGAAGACCTGTTCGCGGAATACGTGCCCGAGGTGGAAATCCACAACGCCAAGGTGGAGCCGGCCATGATCGCCATGCGCAGAAATCTGGCCAAGGGGGAAAAGAACCGCAAGGACCACAAGCCCCTGAGCGCGGAAATGGAGTTCGACAAGGTGCTGGACGTGGACGAACGCAACGTGCGCGCCATCTTCGGACTCGGCCTGCTCTATCTGGAACGCGGCGACCGGCCCAAGGCGAAACGCCTCTTCGAGCAGCTCGTGGCCATCGAGGCCGCCTTCACGCTGGAGCACAAGCATCTGTTCAACGAATTCGGCATTGCCCTGCGCAAGAACGACATGGCCAACGAGGCCGTGAAATACTATTCCCGAGCCGTGGAATTCGCGGACAACGACGAGAATCTGTTCTACAATCTGGCCCGCGCCTTCTACGACAAGGACGACTGGGACAACTGCCTGGAATTCACGGCCCGCAGTCTGGACCTGAACCCGCGTCTCGACGAATCCGCGCAGATGTGCCGGTTCATCGTACGCATGGCCGGGGATGACGCGCTCCGGGAAAAACGGGGCAAGCCCCCGGTGCCCGAGGACGTGTCGGACCGGGCGCGCAAGCTGGCCGCCACCCTGCCCGGCGAAACCGGCGGCGAAGTGGAGATCGGCGCGGACATGAGCGTGGAGATCAGTACGACAACAGGCGAGGAAATCACTCCCGAAGGGTACAGCAGACGCGGCGGAGCCGACCCCAGCAAACTGGACGATCCCGTTTCATGA
- a CDS encoding DNA polymerase III subunit delta, with protein MERPKYLFLICPDPELLKSRISEALKATGRRGWKKRVFWGDDDDPLPQAFWTDLTIKSLFPEPKALIVRRAHTLKAEHWDKLDAAVRGVSPEIFPFFCLEGTWKGKKAPVPATLSRRNFYKKAAQAKWTWESAGLDQRSMSRFVAEWAANAGLDMEPGVDRALAEALPKDAVAARLELDKLELAAGDAHRVQREHVELVAPCGEMEFFDLMDALGKRGAEAAVWKRVLEDHFKSAKDRMLFNLIGYLASQARMYWMLMNGEEGKVKAHPYVKKLKTPVARRLGKAGIARMIDLALDAEMSIKTGARAEEEVLDFLVAGLVDLFQPGRAR; from the coding sequence ATGGAACGACCCAAATATCTCTTTCTCATCTGTCCGGACCCGGAACTGCTCAAGTCCCGGATCAGCGAAGCGCTCAAGGCCACAGGCCGCCGAGGCTGGAAAAAACGCGTGTTCTGGGGTGACGACGATGATCCGTTGCCGCAGGCGTTCTGGACCGACCTGACCATCAAGAGCCTGTTCCCGGAACCCAAGGCCCTGATCGTGCGGCGAGCCCACACGCTCAAGGCCGAACATTGGGACAAGCTCGATGCGGCGGTGCGGGGTGTTTCCCCGGAAATATTCCCGTTCTTCTGTCTGGAAGGCACGTGGAAGGGCAAAAAGGCTCCGGTTCCGGCCACGCTTTCCCGCAGAAATTTCTACAAGAAGGCGGCACAAGCCAAATGGACATGGGAATCCGCAGGTCTGGACCAGCGTTCCATGTCCCGATTCGTTGCGGAATGGGCGGCCAATGCCGGGCTGGACATGGAGCCGGGCGTGGATCGCGCTCTGGCCGAAGCCCTGCCCAAAGACGCGGTGGCCGCACGGCTGGAGCTGGACAAGCTGGAGCTGGCCGCAGGTGATGCGCATCGCGTGCAACGGGAGCATGTGGAGCTGGTGGCCCCGTGCGGGGAAATGGAATTCTTCGATCTCATGGATGCGCTGGGCAAACGCGGCGCCGAGGCCGCAGTCTGGAAGCGCGTGCTGGAGGATCACTTCAAGAGCGCCAAGGACCGCATGCTCTTCAACCTGATCGGGTATCTGGCCAGTCAGGCGCGCATGTACTGGATGCTCATGAACGGCGAGGAGGGCAAGGTCAAGGCGCACCCCTACGTCAAGAAACTCAAGACCCCGGTAGCCCGGCGGCTGGGCAAGGCGGGCATCGCCAGAATGATCGATCTGGCGCTGGACGCGGAAATGAGCATCAAGACCGGAGCACGCGCCGAGGAAGAGGTTCTCGATTTTCTGGTGGCCGGACTGGTGGACCTGTTCCAGCCCGGACGCGCCCGCTGA
- the radC gene encoding RadC family protein, with protein sequence MTDTNAPHYAGHRARLRERLTRDSVSLADYELLELVLASVLPRRDTKPLAKELVQRFGSLGGALRADPNKLADVNGVGPGVQAHWRLLQEVFARLAEEPALTRDVLCDPDLVAEAAKARIGSKGIEEFWAAFLDNKNRVIAWERMNRGTVGETPVYPREIMARALRLEAAGVILAHNHPGGDPHPSAEDIELTRRIVRAGQELGVRVLDHLVVTDCEHYSFHDHGRL encoded by the coding sequence ATGACGGATACGAACGCGCCACACTATGCCGGACATCGCGCGCGGCTCAGGGAACGCCTGACCCGGGACAGCGTTTCCCTGGCCGACTACGAGCTGCTGGAGCTCGTGCTGGCCTCGGTGCTGCCCCGCAGGGATACAAAGCCGCTGGCCAAGGAACTGGTGCAGCGATTCGGCTCCCTTGGCGGTGCGCTCAGAGCCGACCCGAACAAGCTGGCGGACGTGAATGGCGTGGGCCCGGGCGTACAGGCCCACTGGCGGCTGCTTCAGGAGGTGTTCGCCCGTCTGGCCGAGGAACCCGCCCTGACCCGGGACGTATTGTGCGACCCGGACCTCGTGGCCGAGGCAGCCAAGGCTCGCATCGGTTCCAAGGGCATCGAGGAATTCTGGGCCGCGTTTCTGGACAACAAGAACCGGGTCATTGCGTGGGAACGCATGAACCGGGGAACCGTAGGCGAAACACCGGTATATCCGCGCGAAATCATGGCCCGCGCCCTGCGGCTGGAGGCAGCCGGGGTGATTCTGGCCCACAACCACCCGGGCGGGGACCCGCACCCTTCGGCCGAGGACATCGAACTGACGCGGCGCATCGTGCGGGCCGGACAGGAACTCGGAGTGCGCGTGCTGGACCATCTGGTGGTCACGGACTGCGAACACTACAGTTTTCACGATCACGGACGGCTGTAA
- a CDS encoding NAD(P)-dependent oxidoreductase, whose amino-acid sequence MSRRIGWIGTGVMGRSMCLHLIRAGHEAYVFNRTRAKAADLEAAGATWCNSPGEVARNADVIFTIVGYPSDVEQTILGPDGVLANAAPGKTVVDMTTSEPALAVRIHEQASAGGVAALDAPVSGGDLGARNGTLAIMVGGEQAHFDAVLDLFEIMGDNIRLMGGPGAGQHTKMSNQILIAGTMIGVVESLLYAHNAGMGMDEVIDVIGSGAAGSWSINNLGRRIAANDFDPGFFIKHFVKDMGIALDEARRMNLSLPGLALVNQFYVAAMSMGLEDLGTQALYTVLERLNSR is encoded by the coding sequence ATGAGCAGAAGAATCGGATGGATCGGCACCGGCGTCATGGGCAGGTCGATGTGCCTGCACCTGATCAGGGCAGGACACGAGGCCTACGTATTCAACCGGACCCGCGCCAAGGCCGCGGACCTCGAAGCCGCGGGCGCAACATGGTGCAACTCGCCCGGCGAAGTGGCCCGCAACGCGGACGTGATATTCACCATCGTGGGCTATCCCTCGGACGTGGAACAGACCATCCTCGGCCCGGATGGGGTGCTGGCGAACGCGGCCCCGGGCAAGACCGTGGTGGACATGACCACGTCGGAACCGGCTCTGGCAGTGCGCATCCACGAACAGGCATCGGCAGGCGGCGTGGCCGCTCTGGACGCGCCGGTCTCGGGCGGCGATCTGGGAGCGCGCAACGGCACGCTGGCCATCATGGTCGGCGGGGAACAGGCGCACTTCGACGCGGTCCTCGACCTGTTCGAAATCATGGGCGACAACATCCGGCTCATGGGAGGCCCCGGCGCTGGGCAGCACACCAAGATGAGCAACCAGATCCTGATCGCCGGGACCATGATCGGCGTGGTGGAATCCCTGCTCTACGCGCACAACGCAGGCATGGGCATGGACGAGGTCATCGACGTGATCGGCTCGGGCGCGGCCGGTTCCTGGTCCATCAACAACCTCGGTCGGCGCATTGCCGCAAACGATTTCGATCCCGGCTTCTTCATCAAGCATTTCGTCAAGGACATGGGCATCGCCCTTGACGAGGCCCGGCGCATGAACCTGTCCCTGCCCGGACTGGCTCTGGTCAACCAGTTCTACGTGGCAGCCATGTCCATGGGGCTGGAGGACCTCGGCACGCAGGCCCTGTACACGGTGCTGGAACGCCTCAACAGCCGATAG
- a CDS encoding acylphosphatase: MKQVRAIIRGKVQGVWFRGWTRDTARELGLRGWVRNLPDGAVEAVAPGKAGLPRPVSGAVAQRPASGARFRGRNPMGGTGFRFGHLPNTKVGIFHSPLAKFANGIIFSNLIQKRHFS; the protein is encoded by the coding sequence ATGAAACAGGTACGGGCCATCATTCGCGGCAAGGTGCAGGGCGTCTGGTTCCGGGGCTGGACCCGGGACACGGCGCGCGAACTCGGCCTGCGCGGCTGGGTGCGCAACCTGCCCGACGGTGCCGTGGAAGCCGTGGCTCCTGGGAAAGCCGGACTCCCTCGGCCTGTTTCTGGAGCGGTTGCACAACGGCCCGCCTCTGGCGCGCGTTTTCGAGGTCGAAACCCGATGGGAGGAACCGGATTCCGATTCGGACACCTTCCAAATACGAAGGTAGGGATTTTCCATTCCCCCCTTGCCAAGTTCGCCAACGGCATTATTTTTTCTAACTTGATACAAAAAAGACACTTTTCATAA
- a CDS encoding FmdB family zinc ribbon protein, whose translation MPIYEYSCKKCGHQFEELVFSTDECPMCPQCGSGDTGKLISACRARVASGAPAGDGGDSGASQPQYRGIGSGCAGCSGGNCSSCGS comes from the coding sequence ATGCCCATCTACGAATATTCCTGCAAGAAGTGCGGCCATCAGTTCGAGGAACTGGTCTTTTCCACGGATGAATGTCCCATGTGTCCGCAGTGCGGCTCCGGGGATACGGGAAAACTCATTTCCGCCTGCCGCGCCCGTGTGGCCTCCGGCGCTCCTGCCGGTGACGGCGGAGATTCCGGCGCGAGCCAGCCCCAGTATCGGGGCATCGGTTCGGGCTGCGCCGGGTGCTCCGGCGGCAACTGCTCCAGTTGCGGCAGCTGA